The Prosthecobacter fusiformis genomic sequence CTATTTGTCCAATCCATTAAAGTGCACTAATAGATTGATTTTGTTTAAACTGATCGTTCCGCCATCTCAGTTTATTGGTCGAATCTTGTGCGCTAACAATAATTGGCAGCAGCATATATGTTAAATAAACGATAGTTTTTGTCATGTTAGTCAGTGTAATAAAAAGGATGCCCCCCTGCCACCCGCAAATGAAGAATGGGGCCACCCACCCCACTGTGGCAGCTAGTAGGAAAAGCCAGCGGGCTAGGATGGTCCAGGTGGTAAGTTTCAATGCCATAAGGGCGCAGTAGGGTTGGTTTGTGTCTCGCTGCGATTATGGGGAGCGAAGCTGGGAGACTTTTAGAAGCAATAAAAGGGTGTTCAGGAAGGTGTGAGAGTGGGGCTGATCACTTGCGCTTCTTGACCGTCAGCCATAGCAGGGCAGTTGCTGCAAGGATTGTCACAAGGACGATGCTCCATGGCATGGGGTCGTGCTGTTCTCTGGCTTGTGGCCCGTGCTGCTGTGTTCCTGGTGCGGAAGAGTGCTGGGGCTGCGCTGTGCTGCTAGCAGATGGAGCGGAGGAATATGACGCCGCAGCAATACGAGCCTCAATCTGAGCAAGTGCCGTCACGGCGGTTTCGTAGTAGCGGCTCTTGCCTCCCGGCGCTGGCTTGTGTTTCTCAGCATACGCTCGTAATGCTGCAATGCTGGATGCTGTGCCGATTCGGCCAAGGCTTTCGGCGGCTTCTCTCGTTGTATTGCCTCGTAATGGACCGCCGTTGGTATCGGAGAGATACATTTTCAAAATCCGCTCATTCTCGGGCGATGAGTAGTGGCCGAGAAGAGTTAAAGCGCAATCTTTGAATGTTGTCCCTCCGGGGTCAGCGTTTCGATTGACCAAACCTTCCAGCTTTGACCTTACAAACAGTTGCTCACTTTCGGTCGCATCGGTGCGCTGAGCCAGTAGACCCCAAGCCCTCGTGTAGCCGTCCCATTCCTGCTCAGCTTCGAGACGATTAGCCAGTTCGAGCAGTACTGGGGTCAATCCAGGCGTGCTAGCAAGCTGGGTGAAGCCAAGCTCATTGTTGGCCCACAATGTCTCATACTGCCCCAAGCAAAAGTTGGTGAAATGAAGCCTTACTTGCGGCGGGACTGCTGGAAAATGATTAAGGCTCTGAGGCTCAATCGCATGCAGGTTTAGCCCCAGGAAGATAACAGCTATTGTAAAAACGGAATTCATAGCGGGGTTTAGCTGGTTGTGGATAGCATAGTTTCCTAAATCATATAGAGCCTGCTTGGTGTCATTAACTTCCTCGGGTGGTGTCTTGGAATACCGCATCAGATGATGGCTGAATTGGAATGGTAAGAGGATAAGCTGTCAGGGGTGCGATCTACCTGATGCTGGTATGATCCGACAAAGAATGCACGATTCATGGCAGTGGTGAGGATTCCTTGATGCCCTCCCAGTGAACAGGTGAACGAAAGTCGCGTTGAAAAACAAGGTGAAGGGTTTTCCTTCGTGGATCAAGACGGGAATAAAGAGTTGTCTATGTCCATCTTGACGCGTGCCTTCAAAAGGATCCTGCCAATGATCCGCGCGTATCCCCGACAGGAATCGAACCTGTATTTAGAGTTTAGGAAACCCTCGTTCTATCCATTGAACTACGGAGACGCATGCGCTATGCGCAGGGGTTAACATTCAGAGGCTTCGGGTCATGCTCAAGTGTGAACTTGGCCTTTTTTCACCATGGTTTCAGGCATTTCATCAGGTGCGCAGGCGGTGCCGCTCTATCAGGAGGTGGCGGATAAGATCGTGCGCCTGATTGAGGAGGGGGTATTGAGGCCGGGGGAGAGGGTGTCTTCGCTGCGGAAGGTGAGTGAGCAGTATGGGGTGAGCGTGACGACGGCGATCCAAGCTTTCATTTTGCTGGAGGACCGGGGGCTGGTGGAGGCGCGGCCAAAGTCGGGCTTTTTCGTGCGGGTGCCGCGTCCTGTCTTGAGGGAGCCTGCGATGGCGAAGACGCCGCGCGCGATCACGGCGGTGACGGTGGGGGCCTTGCAGTCGCGGTTGTTTGAGGCGGCGATGATGCCTCACATCCTGCCATTGGGCGGGGCGGTGCCCAGCCCTGAGCTGCTGCCGACGGTGAAACTGAACCGTATTTTGGCATCGGTGGCGCGGCGGGCGGGGAAAAGTGGCATTTCCTATGACATGCCGCCGGGGTCTGAGGCTTTGCGACGGGAGATCGCCAAACGGACGATGAATGCAGGTGCAACCATTCTGCCGCAGGAGATCATCACTACCTCGGGAGCGACGGAGGCGCTGATGCTGTGCCTGCGGGCGGTGACAGTACCCGGCAATGTGGTGGCGGTGGAATCGCCGACTTATTTTGGCGTTCTGCATGCGCTGGAGGAGCTGGGTTTAAAGGCCATCGAAGTACCTACTCACCCACGCGATGGCATGGACCTGGATGCTTTGGAGCGGATGCTGAAAACACGCAACCTCGCCGCGTGTCTGGCGGTGCCGACATTCAGCAATCCGCTGGGTGCGCTGATGCCGGATGAGGGTAAGGAGAGGCTGGTCAGGATGCTGGAGGAGCGGCAGGTGCCTTTGATTGAGGACGATGTTTTCGGTGAGCTGCACCATGGGCCGCATCGTCCCCGTCTGGCGAAGGGGTATGATCAAACGGGGAATGTGCTGCTATGCAGTTCTTTTTCCAAATCGCTGGCTCCGGGGTATCGGGTGGGGTGGGTGGCACCGGGGCGTTTTTATGAGCGGATCAAAACGCTGAAGCTGACCAGCACCCTGGCCACGGCGACCCTGCCGGAGCTGGCCATTGCGGAGTTCCTGGCCAATGGCGGATACGATCACTATCTGCGATCGGCGCGATCGTTTTATGCGGCGAATGTGCAGCGGGTGGGGCAGGCGGTGGCGGCGGCATTTCCTGAGGGGACGAAAGTCACGCAGCCTCAGGGCGGGTTCGTTATTTGGGTGGAGATGCCTGCCGGAGTGGATGCGTTGCGCCTACAGGATGATGCACTGGCTCACGAGATCAACATCGCACCGGGACCTATGTTTTCGCCCACGCAGGGGTATAAAAACTGCATCCGCCTTTCCTGTGGTGTGCCCTGGACACCGCGGCTCCAGCAGGCCATCCAGACCTTGGGCAAGCTGGCGCAGCGGCAGTTATAAAAGCGTCTGTATATGAGGGGATAAGCACCATCTGTATCTGGTGGAGCTGTGTGGGTGTGGAAGGGTGGGAGCATGAACCTAGAACTGCTCGCCACGCTGAATCGCGAAGACCTGTATCCGTTTAAAATGCTCGCCTTTGTGGGTATCGCCGCCACTCTGGCGCTGGGGGTTTACTTCTTCAAACACCAGACACGCCTGTTCGGATTCGATGACGAAATCCCCAGTGATACCAGCGGCGGACGTGATTACGGCCGCATGCAGACCTGGGTTCTCTGGTGGGGGATGCTGGCTGTGTTTACCTTCTTTGGCTTTGCTTTGTGAAGGTGATGGAGAGCTGTTGACAGGAAGGCGGTCACTCTCTAGCCTCGCCGCCGTGTCCAGCCAACGAGTCTTCACCTCCCCGCTTCCGCGCTTCGCGCGCTGGATGGTGGTGGGCGTGTTATGCATTTCGTTAGGCCTGCAATGGGCGGTGCTGCAAGGGGTGGCCTGGACGGGGATGTTGATCAGCTATGCGCGTGATGGGTCGCTGATCGAGGCGGTGAGCAAAACTTTTGACGGGGAGCATCCATGTCCGCTTTGCAAAGCGGTGGAGAATGGCCAGAAGCAGGACCAGGAAAAGTCGGCGAATACGCCGATCAAGAAACTGGACGCCGTATTGGTGGAGGTGTTCCACATCGTGGCTCCGGTGCCGCAGGTGATGATTTTTGCCAGATTGAACCAGCAGGGGGAGCGGCGGGCGGATGCCCCGCTGAGAATGCCGCCAAGAACGGGGGCGGCTTAAAGTCACAGCCACCCCAGAGGTGGCCCTTGGTTTCTTTTACCCCGGTGCGGTGAATCGCGTCTGCCATGTGCGGCGTGTTCATGCCCATTCTCCCTTTTCAATCTTTGTGAAACATTCTCTTTCTCTGACCCTGCTTGTCGC encodes the following:
- a CDS encoding HEAT repeat domain-containing protein yields the protein MNSVFTIAVIFLGLNLHAIEPQSLNHFPAVPPQVRLHFTNFCLGQYETLWANNELGFTQLASTPGLTPVLLELANRLEAEQEWDGYTRAWGLLAQRTDATESEQLFVRSKLEGLVNRNADPGGTTFKDCALTLLGHYSSPENERILKMYLSDTNGGPLRGNTTREAAESLGRIGTASSIAALRAYAEKHKPAPGGKSRYYETAVTALAQIEARIAAASYSSAPSASSTAQPQHSSAPGTQQHGPQAREQHDPMPWSIVLVTILAATALLWLTVKKRK
- a CDS encoding PLP-dependent aminotransferase family protein gives rise to the protein MVSGISSGAQAVPLYQEVADKIVRLIEEGVLRPGERVSSLRKVSEQYGVSVTTAIQAFILLEDRGLVEARPKSGFFVRVPRPVLREPAMAKTPRAITAVTVGALQSRLFEAAMMPHILPLGGAVPSPELLPTVKLNRILASVARRAGKSGISYDMPPGSEALRREIAKRTMNAGATILPQEIITTSGATEALMLCLRAVTVPGNVVAVESPTYFGVLHALEELGLKAIEVPTHPRDGMDLDALERMLKTRNLAACLAVPTFSNPLGALMPDEGKERLVRMLEERQVPLIEDDVFGELHHGPHRPRLAKGYDQTGNVLLCSSFSKSLAPGYRVGWVAPGRFYERIKTLKLTSTLATATLPELAIAEFLANGGYDHYLRSARSFYAANVQRVGQAVAAAFPEGTKVTQPQGGFVIWVEMPAGVDALRLQDDALAHEINIAPGPMFSPTQGYKNCIRLSCGVPWTPRLQQAIQTLGKLAQRQL